In Streptomyces sp. NBC_01717, one DNA window encodes the following:
- the dxs gene encoding 1-deoxy-D-xylulose-5-phosphate synthase codes for MALLTRIGGPRDLDRLSPEQLEQLAEEIRTFLVDAVSKTGGHLGPNLGVVELTIALHRVFDSPKDKVLFDTGHQSYVHKLLTGRQDFSKLKSKGGLSGYPSRAESDHDIIENSHASTVLGWADGLAKANEVLKKDDHVVAVIGDGALTGGMAWEALNNIAAAKDRPLVIVVNDNERSYAPTIGGLANHLATLRTTDGYERFLARGKDILERTPVVGKPLYETLHGAKKGLKDFIAPQGMFEDLGLKYVGPIDGHDIEALESALQRAKRFGGPVIVHCLTEKGRGYTPALLDEADRFHAVGKIHPDTGLPVATSGLDWTSVFGEEMVKLGKERKDIVAITAAMLQPVGLTQFEKEFPDRIYDVGIAEQHGAVSAAGLATGGLHPVFAVYATFLNRAFDQVLMDVALHKCGVTFVLDRAGITGTDGASHNGMWDMSILQCVPDLRIAAPRDADQVRAQLREAVEVDDAPTVVRFSKGAVGPSVKAVGRVGGMDVLRRADTARPDVLLVSVGALAPMCLEIADLLDAQGITTTVVDPRWVKPVDEAMAPLAEQHRVVVTVEDNSRAGGVGSAVAQALRDAGVDVPLRDFGIPPRFLDHASRKEVMAEIGLTAPDIARQVTGLVAKLDGRYDSDAGTPSVIEPARD; via the coding sequence GTGGCCCTGCTGACCCGCATCGGGGGACCGCGCGACCTGGACCGGCTCAGTCCTGAGCAGCTGGAACAGCTCGCCGAGGAGATCCGGACCTTCCTCGTCGACGCAGTCTCCAAGACCGGCGGCCATCTCGGCCCCAACCTGGGTGTGGTCGAGCTGACCATCGCCCTGCACCGGGTCTTCGATTCGCCGAAGGACAAGGTGCTCTTCGACACCGGCCACCAGAGCTACGTACACAAGCTCCTCACCGGTCGCCAGGACTTCTCGAAGCTCAAGAGCAAGGGCGGCCTGTCCGGCTACCCCTCGCGCGCAGAGTCCGACCACGACATCATCGAGAACTCGCACGCCTCCACCGTCCTCGGCTGGGCCGACGGCCTCGCCAAGGCCAACGAGGTGCTGAAGAAGGACGACCACGTCGTCGCGGTCATCGGTGACGGCGCTCTCACCGGCGGTATGGCCTGGGAGGCGCTGAACAACATCGCCGCCGCCAAGGACCGCCCGCTCGTCATCGTCGTCAACGACAACGAGCGCTCCTACGCCCCGACCATCGGCGGCCTCGCCAACCACCTCGCCACCCTGCGTACCACGGACGGCTACGAGCGCTTCCTGGCCCGTGGCAAGGACATCCTGGAGCGGACCCCCGTCGTCGGGAAGCCGCTGTACGAGACGCTGCACGGCGCCAAGAAGGGGCTGAAGGACTTCATCGCCCCGCAGGGCATGTTCGAGGACCTCGGCCTGAAGTACGTCGGCCCGATCGACGGCCACGACATCGAGGCCCTGGAGTCCGCGCTGCAGCGGGCCAAGCGCTTCGGCGGGCCGGTCATCGTGCACTGCCTCACCGAGAAGGGCCGCGGCTACACCCCCGCCCTTCTCGACGAGGCCGACCGTTTCCACGCCGTCGGCAAGATCCACCCCGACACCGGCCTCCCCGTCGCCACCTCCGGCCTCGACTGGACCTCGGTCTTCGGTGAGGAGATGGTCAAGCTCGGCAAGGAGCGCAAGGACATCGTCGCGATCACCGCGGCCATGCTCCAGCCGGTCGGCCTCACCCAGTTCGAGAAGGAATTCCCGGACCGGATCTACGACGTCGGCATCGCCGAGCAGCACGGCGCGGTCTCCGCGGCGGGTCTCGCCACCGGCGGACTGCACCCCGTGTTCGCGGTGTATGCCACGTTCCTCAACCGGGCCTTCGACCAGGTCCTGATGGATGTCGCCCTGCACAAGTGCGGTGTCACGTTCGTCCTGGACCGGGCGGGGATCACCGGCACCGACGGCGCCTCGCACAACGGTATGTGGGACATGTCGATCCTGCAGTGCGTGCCGGACCTGCGGATCGCCGCCCCGCGCGACGCCGACCAGGTCCGCGCCCAGCTGCGCGAAGCCGTCGAGGTCGACGACGCCCCGACCGTGGTCCGCTTCTCCAAGGGTGCGGTCGGCCCGTCCGTAAAGGCCGTCGGCAGGGTCGGTGGCATGGACGTGCTCCGCAGGGCGGACACCGCCCGCCCGGACGTCCTCCTGGTCTCCGTCGGCGCGCTCGCCCCGATGTGCCTGGAGATCGCCGATCTGCTGGACGCCCAGGGCATCACGACGACGGTCGTCGACCCGCGCTGGGTCAAGCCGGTCGACGAGGCCATGGCCCCGCTCGCCGAACAGCACCGTGTCGTCGTCACCGTCGAGGACAACAGCAGGGCCGGCGGTGTCGGCTCCGCCGTCGCCCAGGCGCTGCGCGACGCGGGAGTCGACGTACCGCTGCGCGACTTCGGTATCCCGCCGCGCTTCCTCGACCACGCCTCCCGCAAGGAGGTCATGGCGGAGATCGGGCTGACCGCGCCGGACATCGCCCGGCAGGTCACCGGTCTCGTCGCCAAGCTGGACGGCCGCTACGACAGCGACGCCGGCACGCCCTCCGTGATCGAGCCCGCCCGGGACTGA
- a CDS encoding sugar ABC transporter permease: protein MSKISKTSAEVPAQAKATEAPVAAAGAVKVVDPRLLIREQGFKGYWTEFKRKVRSGEIGSLPVVVGLIVIGIVFQAETGNFLTSYNLDQITLYAAGPGIMAVGIVFVLLLGEIDLAVGSVAGLAGSVWAVLGTDMPDSLAIVVGILSGTVIGAFHGIVFAKIGVPAFVVTLAGFLGWAGLQTWVMGDKSTITTPLGSFVRDLTSYYFADVAAAYGLAVVVIVAFYLTQLRDSSRRKAAELPHRPQSEIILRTVLIAVLCLLAAYAFNQEQGLPLSLVIFLAILVFTDFVLRRTTYGRQIFAVGGGIEAARRAGINVSWIRISVFMISGTLGAVGGLFLASATGGADRSLGGGNQLMMCIAAAVIGGTSLFGGRGKVWSALLGILVIQSIVQGLNQMNLSSNAIQYMITGGVLLIAVIIDSVSRKTQKTAGRA from the coding sequence GTGAGCAAGATCAGCAAGACTTCGGCCGAGGTCCCGGCCCAGGCAAAGGCCACCGAGGCTCCCGTAGCAGCGGCCGGCGCAGTCAAGGTCGTCGACCCCCGCCTGCTCATCCGTGAGCAGGGCTTCAAGGGCTACTGGACCGAGTTCAAGCGCAAGGTGCGCTCGGGCGAGATCGGCTCGCTGCCTGTCGTGGTGGGCCTGATCGTCATCGGGATCGTCTTCCAGGCCGAGACCGGCAACTTCCTCACCTCGTACAACCTCGACCAGATCACGCTGTACGCGGCGGGCCCCGGCATCATGGCCGTGGGTATCGTCTTCGTACTGCTGCTCGGCGAGATCGACCTCGCGGTCGGTTCCGTCGCGGGTCTCGCGGGTTCGGTGTGGGCCGTGCTCGGCACGGACATGCCCGACTCCCTCGCCATCGTGGTCGGCATCCTGTCCGGCACGGTCATCGGCGCCTTCCACGGCATCGTCTTCGCCAAGATCGGCGTGCCCGCGTTCGTCGTGACGCTGGCAGGCTTCCTGGGCTGGGCCGGTCTGCAGACCTGGGTGATGGGCGACAAGTCCACCATCACCACCCCGCTCGGCAGCTTCGTCCGCGACCTGACCAGCTACTACTTCGCCGACGTCGCCGCCGCCTACGGTCTCGCCGTGGTCGTGATCGTCGCCTTCTACCTCACGCAGCTGCGCGACTCGAGCCGCCGCAAGGCCGCAGAGCTGCCGCACCGCCCGCAGAGCGAGATCATCCTGCGCACCGTGCTGATCGCCGTCCTGTGCCTCCTCGCCGCGTATGCGTTCAACCAGGAGCAGGGCCTCCCGCTCTCCCTGGTGATCTTCCTCGCGATCCTGGTCTTCACCGACTTCGTTCTGCGCCGCACCACCTACGGCCGTCAGATCTTCGCGGTCGGCGGTGGCATCGAGGCAGCGCGTCGTGCCGGTATCAACGTGTCCTGGATCCGCATCTCGGTGTTCATGATCTCCGGCACGCTCGGTGCGGTCGGCGGTCTCTTCCTGGCCTCCGCGACCGGCGGCGCCGACCGTTCGCTCGGTGGCGGCAACCAGCTCATGATGTGCATCGCCGCAGCCGTCATCGGCGGTACGTCCCTGTTCGGCGGACGCGGCAAGGTCTGGTCCGCGCTGCTGGGCATCCTGGTCATCCAGTCGATCGTCCAGGGCCTCAACCAGATGAACCTGTCGTCGAACGCGATCCAGTACATGATCACCGGCGGAGTACTCCTCATCGCCGTGATCATCGACTCGGTCTCGCGCAAGACCCAGAAGACGGCGGGCCGCGCCTGA
- a CDS encoding ATP-binding cassette domain-containing protein yields the protein MVHVSQTPVLALRGVFKRFGAVQVLSGVDLEVHAGEVVALVGDNGAGKSTLVKTIAGVHPIDEGVIEWEGAKVDINRPHDAQNLGVATVYQDLALCDNLDVVANLFLGREIKKGGVLDEVAMEKRAQDLLSTLSIRIPSVRIPVAALSGGQRQVVAIARALVGNPKIVILDEPTAALGVEQTAQVLDLVERLREQNLGVILISHNMADVKAVADKVAVLRLGHNNGIFPVATTSHEEIIAAITGATDNAVTRRKSRSAEASK from the coding sequence ATGGTTCACGTGTCACAGACGCCCGTGCTGGCGTTGCGTGGAGTCTTCAAGCGATTCGGAGCGGTCCAGGTCCTCTCCGGTGTCGATCTCGAAGTCCACGCCGGAGAAGTGGTCGCCCTGGTCGGCGACAACGGTGCAGGAAAGTCCACGCTGGTCAAGACGATCGCCGGCGTGCACCCCATCGATGAGGGCGTCATCGAGTGGGAGGGCGCGAAGGTGGACATCAACCGTCCGCACGACGCCCAGAACCTCGGCGTCGCCACCGTCTACCAGGACCTTGCGCTCTGCGACAACCTGGATGTCGTCGCCAACCTCTTCCTCGGTCGCGAGATCAAGAAGGGTGGCGTCCTCGACGAGGTCGCCATGGAGAAGCGGGCACAGGACCTCCTGTCCACGCTCTCCATCCGTATCCCCAGCGTCCGTATCCCGGTTGCCGCGCTCTCCGGCGGCCAGCGCCAGGTCGTGGCCATCGCCCGTGCCCTGGTCGGCAACCCCAAGATCGTGATCCTGGACGAGCCCACCGCGGCCCTCGGCGTCGAGCAGACCGCACAGGTCCTCGACCTGGTGGAGCGGCTGCGCGAGCAGAACCTCGGCGTCATCCTCATCAGCCACAACATGGCCGATGTGAAGGCTGTCGCCGACAAGGTCGCCGTGCTGCGACTCGGCCACAACAACGGCATCTTCCCCGTGGCGACGACCAGCCACGAAGAAATCATCGCCGCGATCACGGGCGCCACGGACAACGCCGTGACCCGTCGCAAGTCCCGCAGCGCGGAGGCATCCAAGTGA
- a CDS encoding sugar ABC transporter substrate-binding protein, which produces MNAMTRRIVIGTAAVSMAVSLAACGKAGDDKKGSADSGSKTKIGLLLPENKTARYETLDKPLFIEAVKKDCADCEVVYNNAAGDVGQQKQQFEQQIADGIKVIAISSVDAEKSAAWVADAHKKGVKVVAYDRAIVGADAYVSHDNEKIGKLQGQAVLDALGSKAAGSNLVMINGDEKDPNAGLFKKGAHEALDGKIKIAYEASGEWDPKIAGEKMTAAISSVGKGKINAVYSANDGMAGGIITSLSNAGIKDIPVGGQDAELPGIQRIIAGTQTFTIYKSPKQLAPTAAQFAVNLLQGKDIGASGKTDGVPSTLLEPTVVNKDNIESTVVKDGIYQASAICVKDIAAKCTALGIK; this is translated from the coding sequence ATGAACGCAATGACGCGACGCATCGTCATAGGCACGGCCGCAGTTTCGATGGCCGTCTCCCTCGCTGCCTGTGGCAAGGCGGGCGACGACAAGAAGGGCTCGGCGGACTCGGGCAGCAAGACCAAGATCGGTCTGCTGCTCCCGGAGAACAAGACCGCTCGCTACGAGACGCTGGACAAGCCGCTGTTCATCGAAGCGGTCAAGAAGGACTGCGCGGACTGCGAGGTTGTCTACAACAACGCGGCCGGTGATGTCGGCCAGCAGAAGCAGCAGTTCGAGCAGCAGATAGCCGACGGCATCAAGGTCATCGCGATCTCCTCCGTCGACGCCGAGAAGTCCGCCGCGTGGGTTGCCGACGCACACAAGAAGGGCGTCAAGGTCGTCGCGTACGACCGCGCCATCGTCGGTGCCGACGCCTACGTCAGCCACGACAACGAGAAGATCGGCAAGCTCCAGGGCCAGGCCGTCCTCGACGCCCTCGGCTCCAAGGCGGCCGGCTCCAACCTCGTCATGATCAACGGTGACGAGAAGGACCCGAACGCCGGCCTGTTCAAGAAGGGTGCTCACGAGGCCCTCGACGGCAAGATCAAGATTGCCTACGAGGCGTCCGGCGAGTGGGACCCGAAGATCGCCGGCGAGAAGATGACCGCCGCGATCTCCTCGGTCGGCAAGGGCAAGATCAACGCGGTCTACTCCGCCAACGACGGCATGGCGGGCGGCATCATCACGTCCCTGAGCAACGCCGGCATCAAGGACATCCCGGTGGGTGGCCAGGACGCCGAGCTCCCCGGTATCCAGCGGATCATCGCCGGTACGCAGACCTTCACGATCTACAAGTCGCCGAAGCAGCTCGCCCCGACGGCCGCCCAGTTCGCTGTCAACCTGCTCCAGGGCAAGGACATCGGCGCCTCGGGCAAGACGGACGGCGTTCCCTCCACGCTGCTCGAGCCGACCGTGGTGAACAAGGACAACATCGAGTCCACCGTGGTCAAGGACGGCATCTACCAGGCCTCCGCGATCTGCGTCAAGGACATCGCCGCCAAGTGCACCGCACTGGGCATCAAGTAG
- a CDS encoding ROK family transcriptional regulator, with product METPGSQTSLHRANLERVVRAVRMAGSLTQAEIARSTGLSAATVSNIVRELKDGGTVEVTPTSAGGRRARSVSLSGDAGIVIGVDFGHTHLRVAVGNLAHQVLAEESEPLDVDASSAQGFGRAEQLVNRLIETTGISPGKVIGVGLGVPGPIDVESGTLGSTSILPGWTGINPSEELAARLGVPVYVDNDANLGALGELVWGSGRGVKDLAYIKVASGVGAGLVIDGHIYRGPGGTAGEIGHITLDESGPVCRCGNRGCLETFTAARYVLPLLRPSHGPDLTMERVVQLAREGDPGCRRVIGDVGRHIGSGVANLCNLLNPSRVVLGGSLAEAGELVLAPIRDSVSRYAIPSAGRQLSVLPGALGARAEVLGALALVLSEMGDSTLLESTLPTTTPAFT from the coding sequence ATGGAGACTCCGGGGTCGCAGACATCTCTGCATCGCGCCAACCTTGAGCGGGTCGTGCGTGCCGTGCGTATGGCGGGTTCGCTCACCCAGGCGGAGATCGCCAGAAGCACGGGCCTCTCCGCGGCAACGGTCTCCAATATCGTTCGCGAACTGAAGGACGGCGGCACCGTAGAGGTGACCCCCACCTCGGCGGGTGGCCGCCGGGCGCGCAGCGTCTCGCTCAGCGGTGACGCGGGCATCGTGATCGGAGTCGACTTCGGCCATACGCATCTGCGGGTGGCGGTCGGCAACCTCGCCCACCAGGTGCTCGCCGAGGAGTCCGAGCCGCTGGACGTCGACGCCTCGTCGGCGCAGGGCTTCGGACGGGCGGAACAGCTGGTCAACCGGCTGATCGAGACGACCGGCATCAGCCCGGGCAAGGTGATCGGCGTGGGCCTCGGCGTTCCCGGCCCGATCGATGTGGAGTCCGGCACGCTGGGCTCCACGTCGATCCTGCCGGGCTGGACGGGCATCAACCCGAGCGAGGAGCTCGCCGCGCGGCTCGGCGTGCCCGTGTACGTCGACAACGACGCCAATCTCGGGGCGCTGGGCGAGCTGGTCTGGGGGAGCGGCCGGGGCGTCAAGGATCTGGCGTACATCAAGGTCGCGAGCGGTGTCGGCGCCGGTCTGGTGATCGACGGGCACATCTACCGGGGGCCGGGCGGCACGGCCGGCGAGATCGGGCACATCACGCTCGACGAATCGGGCCCGGTGTGCCGCTGCGGCAACCGGGGCTGCCTGGAGACCTTCACGGCCGCGCGGTACGTCCTGCCCCTGCTCAGGCCGAGCCACGGGCCCGATCTCACGATGGAACGCGTGGTCCAGCTGGCGCGGGAGGGCGATCCGGGCTGCCGCCGGGTGATCGGGGACGTCGGACGGCACATCGGCAGCGGTGTCGCCAACCTGTGCAACCTGCTCAACCCGAGCCGAGTGGTCCTCGGCGGGTCCCTCGCCGAGGCCGGCGAACTGGTGCTCGCGCCGATCCGCGACTCGGTGTCGCGCTACGCCATTCCCAGTGCCGGAAGGCAGCTCTCGGTGCTTCCCGGAGCGCTGGGAGCTCGGGCGGAGGTGCTGGGTGCGCTGGCCCTGGTGCTGAGCGAAATGGGGGATTCGACCCTTTTGGAGAGCACTCTCCCGACGACGACCCCTGCCTTCACTTAG
- a CDS encoding carbohydrate ABC transporter permease has translation MKTTDTPPAPAADRVPVSTVTVPGGKKEKSSEGTVLNVFSHGVLIIWAILVVMPLLWAVMASFKTDDSILSTPWALPDKLHFENWSRAWSQAHMSDYFFNTVIVVGGSLVGTLLLGSMAAYVLARFDFPGNRFLYYLFIGGMSFPIILALVPLFFVMNNMGLLNTRHGLILVYIAYSLPFTVFFLTSFFRTLPSSVAEAAMIDGASHTRTFFQVMLPMAKPGLISVGIFNFLGQWNQYMLPTVLNTDPKYRVLSQGLVELANSQGYKGDWSGLFAGLVMAMLPVLAAYIIFQRQVVAGLTAGAVK, from the coding sequence ATGAAGACCACTGACACCCCTCCCGCGCCTGCGGCGGACCGCGTGCCCGTGTCCACAGTGACCGTGCCCGGCGGCAAGAAGGAGAAGAGCAGCGAGGGCACGGTCCTCAACGTCTTCTCGCACGGTGTGCTGATCATCTGGGCGATCCTGGTCGTCATGCCGCTCCTCTGGGCGGTGATGGCGTCCTTCAAGACGGACGACTCGATCCTGTCGACGCCGTGGGCGCTCCCCGACAAGCTTCACTTCGAGAACTGGTCGCGCGCCTGGAGCCAGGCGCACATGAGCGATTACTTCTTCAACACGGTCATCGTGGTGGGCGGCTCGCTCGTCGGCACGCTGCTGCTCGGTTCCATGGCGGCGTACGTACTGGCCCGGTTCGACTTCCCGGGGAACCGCTTCCTGTACTACCTGTTCATCGGCGGCATGAGCTTCCCGATCATCCTGGCGCTGGTCCCGCTGTTCTTCGTGATGAACAACATGGGCCTGCTGAACACGCGACACGGACTGATCCTGGTCTATATCGCGTACTCGCTGCCGTTCACGGTCTTCTTCCTCACCTCGTTCTTCCGGACGCTGCCGAGCTCGGTGGCGGAAGCGGCGATGATCGACGGGGCGTCGCACACCCGGACGTTCTTCCAGGTGATGCTGCCGATGGCGAAGCCCGGCCTGATCAGCGTCGGCATTTTCAACTTCCTGGGGCAGTGGAACCAGTACATGCTGCCCACGGTGCTCAACACCGATCCGAAGTACCGGGTGCTCTCCCAGGGGTTGGTCGAACTGGCCAACAGCCAGGGCTACAAGGGTGACTGGTCCGGTCTCTTCGCCGGTCTGGTGATGGCGATGCTGCCGGTCCTTGCGGCCTACATCATCTTCCAGCGTCAGGTCGTCGCGGGCCTGACCGCGGGAGCGGTGAAGTAG
- a CDS encoding carbohydrate ABC transporter permease produces the protein MQHGKYRFIVGFLIVPLALYAVFVIWPFIQSIYYSFTDWTGLSPDFKMVGFDNYTRMLKDDIFWKSLQHSVLLVLLLPLVTLGLALFFAFMLNVGGRRRKNATVAGVRGSGFYKIAYFFPQVLSIVIVALLFQFAFNPRDGMLNATLKGIGLGSVQPDWLGDPSLALVCVMSVLIWSTVGFFVVLFSAGMASIPKDFYEAALLDGANRFTTFFRITLPLLWDTVQSGWVYMGILALGVEAFTAVQVMTVGPGGPDYSTTVLPLYVYQTAFRDGQAGYATTIGVGLLIVTMAFAAIVMRLGRRERLEF, from the coding sequence ATGCAGCACGGCAAGTACCGGTTCATTGTGGGGTTCTTGATCGTCCCACTGGCGTTGTACGCGGTCTTCGTCATTTGGCCGTTCATCCAGTCCATCTACTACTCGTTCACGGACTGGACCGGTCTGAGCCCGGACTTCAAGATGGTCGGGTTCGACAACTACACCAGGATGCTGAAGGACGACATCTTCTGGAAGTCGTTGCAGCACAGCGTGTTGCTTGTACTGCTGCTGCCGCTGGTGACGCTGGGCCTGGCGCTTTTCTTCGCCTTCATGCTCAATGTCGGCGGCCGGCGGCGCAAGAACGCCACGGTCGCCGGCGTGCGGGGCTCGGGCTTCTACAAGATCGCCTATTTCTTCCCCCAGGTGCTCTCGATCGTCATTGTCGCCCTGCTCTTCCAATTTGCTTTCAACCCCCGCGACGGGATGCTGAATGCGACGCTGAAGGGGATCGGCCTCGGCTCCGTCCAGCCGGACTGGCTGGGGGATCCGAGTCTCGCGCTCGTCTGCGTCATGTCGGTACTGATCTGGTCGACGGTCGGATTCTTCGTCGTGCTGTTCTCCGCCGGAATGGCGTCCATCCCGAAGGACTTCTACGAGGCGGCGCTCCTCGACGGGGCCAACCGTTTCACGACGTTCTTCCGGATCACCCTGCCGCTGCTCTGGGACACGGTGCAGTCGGGCTGGGTCTACATGGGAATCCTGGCGCTCGGCGTGGAGGCTTTCACAGCCGTACAGGTCATGACCGTGGGTCCCGGTGGTCCCGACTACTCGACCACGGTCCTGCCGCTGTACGTGTACCAGACCGCTTTCCGTGACGGCCAGGCAGGATACGCAACAACGATCGGTGTCGGACTGCTCATCGTCACCATGGCCTTCGCCGCCATCGTGATGCGACTGGGCCGGCGCGAGCGGCTGGAGTTCTGA
- the ngcE gene encoding N-acetylglucosamine/diacetylchitobiose ABC transporter substrate-binding protein, translated as MGSTSAHKNEGLGRRDVIKRSAALGLITVPTMSFLSACASSDSGTDDSVKKGKTSAKNPLGVNETAALDVVIFDGGFGQQYAIDAEKKYNAAFPKAPKVKHTATQKIQSQLQPRFNGGTPPDLIDNSGAEQMDMGVLVGKKQLLDLTPLMDAPSIDDPSKKVRDTLRPGVLEMGQFDGDPVWIMYYAYTVYGVWYSQTALDNLDAQYPENWDDMLALCEKAKKKGIAGWTYAGKYPYYLPFSLYPFIGKIGGREVLDKIDNLEPNAWKDPAVKAAFEAYYELYKKGYILKGTPGLTHIQSQTEWTKGKALFIPNGSWVENEAAPTTPKDFKMMVSAPSSLDSSDKMPFGTIWASGGEPFVVPAKAKNPEGGMEQLRIMLSEESSKNFTKQVKSLSAFNGGTDGLTLSTAMQAGVDALKKAGDNVVNPRLQDWYVKLQKEQIGVAGIGEMMAGRATPAEAIKKIQAFADAAAKDQSIKHYKHQ; from the coding sequence ATGGGATCCACCTCCGCCCACAAGAATGAGGGCCTTGGCCGTCGCGACGTGATCAAGCGGTCTGCCGCACTCGGTCTGATCACCGTTCCGACAATGAGCTTCCTGTCGGCGTGTGCGAGTAGCGACAGCGGCACTGACGACTCGGTCAAGAAGGGCAAGACGAGCGCCAAGAACCCGCTCGGCGTCAACGAGACCGCTGCCCTCGATGTCGTCATCTTCGATGGCGGTTTCGGCCAGCAGTACGCGATCGACGCGGAGAAGAAGTACAACGCGGCCTTCCCGAAGGCCCCGAAGGTCAAGCACACCGCGACCCAGAAGATCCAGTCGCAGCTGCAGCCGCGCTTCAACGGCGGCACCCCGCCGGACCTGATCGACAACTCGGGCGCCGAGCAGATGGACATGGGTGTCCTCGTCGGCAAGAAGCAGCTGCTCGACCTGACGCCGCTGATGGACGCCCCGTCCATCGACGACCCGAGCAAGAAGGTCCGCGACACGCTGCGCCCCGGTGTCCTGGAGATGGGCCAGTTCGACGGCGACCCGGTCTGGATCATGTACTACGCGTACACGGTCTACGGCGTCTGGTACTCGCAGACCGCGCTCGACAACCTCGACGCGCAGTACCCCGAGAACTGGGACGACATGCTCGCCCTCTGCGAGAAGGCGAAGAAGAAGGGCATCGCCGGCTGGACGTACGCCGGTAAGTACCCCTACTACCTGCCGTTCTCGCTCTACCCGTTCATCGGCAAGATCGGCGGCCGGGAGGTTCTCGACAAGATCGACAACCTGGAGCCGAACGCCTGGAAGGACCCCGCGGTCAAGGCGGCGTTCGAGGCGTACTACGAGCTGTACAAGAAGGGGTACATCCTCAAGGGCACCCCGGGTCTGACCCACATCCAGTCGCAGACCGAGTGGACCAAGGGCAAGGCGCTCTTCATCCCGAACGGTTCGTGGGTGGAGAACGAGGCGGCGCCCACCACGCCCAAGGACTTCAAGATGATGGTCTCGGCGCCGTCCAGCCTGGACTCGTCCGACAAGATGCCGTTCGGCACCATCTGGGCCTCCGGCGGTGAGCCCTTCGTCGTCCCGGCCAAGGCGAAGAACCCCGAGGGCGGCATGGAGCAGCTGCGCATCATGCTCTCCGAGGAGTCCTCGAAGAACTTCACCAAGCAGGTCAAGTCCCTGAGCGCCTTCAACGGTGGCACCGACGGTCTGACCCTGTCCACGGCCATGCAGGCCGGCGTCGACGCGCTGAAGAAGGCCGGCGACAACGTGGTGAACCCGCGTCTGCAGGACTGGTACGTGAAGCTCCAGAAGGAGCAGATCGGCGTCGCCGGCATCGGCGAGATGATGGCGGGCCGCGCGACCCCGGCGGAAGCCATCAAGAAGATCCAGGCCTTCGCGGACGCGGCGGCCAAGGACCAGTCCATCAAGCACTACAAGCACCAGTGA